The sequence TGTGATGCGCGCGATGATGGACATCGGGATAGTGCCCAGCGCAATCGAAGGCAGGATGAGGTGCTTGATCGAATCGACGAGTGCCTCGGGATTGACCGTCACGATGCTATCCAGAACGTAAAAACCCGAGAGAAAGTTGAGCACCGACATCATCACTGAACCGAGCGCGCCAGTCAGTTGCAGGTTGAACGCCTGCGGGATCGTCTGCAATTCGACGCCCACCGTCAACCGTGCAGACGGCGGCAGCCAGTGCAACTTGAAGCCAAACACGTAACTCAGCAGCAGTCCCAGCCAGAAGACAGGAACCGACACGCCAATCAATGCCCCGATCATCGTCGCCAGATCAAAGACCGAGTTGTGTTTGTAGGCCGAGACAATCCCCGCTGATACGCCTACCACTGTGGCCACCAGCATCGCGCCGATGCTCAGCTCGATGGTTGCTGGCAGGCGCTGGGCGATTTCAACCGTGACCCATTCCTGGCGAGCAATAGAGCGTCCCAGATCACCGTGCAGCAGCCGGCTCAGGTAACGCACGTACTGCACCGGAATAGGGTCGTTGAGACCCATCGATTCTCGAAACCGGGCAATCGATTCGGCAGTGGCATGCTCGCCCAGCATGATCCGAGCGGGGTCTCCCGGGATCAGGCGCAACATGCCAAAAGTAACCAGGGAAATCCCCAGCAGCACGGGTATGAGCATGACCAAACGCTGCAGGATATAGCGCGTCAAGAGACCGCCCTCCAAGAGCCGTCCTGCAGGGGAAGGTCATCCCCTGCAGGACGGAATCCTCAACACAAACGGATCGGGCTATTCGCCCTTGAAACCTCCCAAGAAGTAACTCCAGTAGAAAAAGTCTCCCGTATGGCCATGGTGCGTGGGGTTCGACTTGTCCCACCAGCGGTCGATGTTAAAGATCGCTGCATCGGCGTTAAAGTCAGTGCCATCGTGGAACTTGACGCCCTTGCGCAGGAAGAAGGTCCACTCGGTAAGATTCTTGTTGACCTCCCAGCGCTCGGCCAGGGCCGGTACAACCTCGGCAGTGCCCGGTTTAAAGTTGACCAGTGGCTCCATGATTTGCAGGGCCACCATCAGACTCTCACCGTCTGTTTCATCGGCTACGTCAAAGCCGACC comes from Chloroflexi bacterium ADurb.Bin180 and encodes:
- the dppB_2 gene encoding Dipeptide transport system permease protein DppB, with the translated sequence MTRYILQRLVMLIPVLLGISLVTFGMLRLIPGDPARIMLGEHATAESIARFRESMGLNDPIPVQYVRYLSRLLHGDLGRSIARQEWVTVEIAQRLPATIELSIGAMLVATVVGVSAGIVSAYKHNSVFDLATMIGALIGVSVPVFWLGLLLSYVFGFKLHWLPPSARLTVGVELQTIPQAFNLQLTGALGSVMMSVLNFLSGFYVLDSIVTVNPEALVDSIKHLILPSIALGTIPMSIIARITRSSLLEVLGMDYIRTARAKGQHERIVLMVHAMKNALLPIVTVLGLQFGGLLAGAILTETIFSWPGMGRLVVERILARDYPTVQGAVLVIALLFVLLNLAVDISYAFMDPRIRYE